Genomic segment of Cataglyphis hispanica isolate Lineage 1 chromosome 23, ULB_Chis1_1.0, whole genome shotgun sequence:
atgcatatttagaatttaattttttaaaaaaatgtttttatgacAAGATTTTTATAAGGACAATTTGTCTGTCTTCAAGAAGTACCTTCTAATTGGAATAATTGcaacatttaaaattctttattaaaattatttttttataaaattttatataaatgatactaGAGGGAACTTCTAAAGACAAAGAGTACCATAGGtgtttttcgaaattattgctagaataaattaatcattagacataattttaacaattttatataattttaatgtaaagcaatatttacataatttttggcCCAGTTGTTGTTAAActgtaaaatttatggaaaGCACAAGAGAGAATTTACATATAGCaaagtattttgtattttctgttttctttAAGACCATGTTCATATTACACGATACACTTCCagaaatacaagaaaaatatattttaacatattcatttaaatatgatttttgtcaatagtttcatgtaaaaaaattatgaaaaaaaatccatataattccaatataatttattatttttatgtgtacaAGATGaggaaagatttattaatcagTCATAATGCCACAATTTTACTTGTGTCTCTACAGATatctgcataaaaaaaaagaaaacatatgtCATTTCAACATTCATTCCatttgataaaagataatagaaatGGGGGTTACAGGTGTactagataaaaagaaatgctcTTACATCAATGTCATATGCAATTAAAGCATAAGTGACACGTGTATAAAACACGTATGTGCGATTGACAAgtagtatgtgtgtgtgtacacctattttgtacatatacgatacaataaaaaatttcacaactTTTAAGATCCGTATTGCTTGGGTGAAAAATCTTCATTTGAGTATAACCTGTTCTGCAGAaagcaattttcaatattatatatatcgtaaagaaaaattttctttatttctgagatgtaaagcataaaaaaattatcttaaaaatttatttcagattcataaatataaaaagcaatattcACGATTATATTCAAGATTCGTTATGACGTTTTCaacgttttttatttgtttaattttatctaatgtCTAATATGTGTCTCATTAACCATGTATCTGACAAGTAACTTTTGCATATAAGCATTATTTCTAGAGAATCTGTGCAACATGTCATGTTCCTTCATTTATAGCTTTACATGAAAGAAGAATATTCTTTTAGCATACATATCTtcgaattttaaatagatttatttatacaaaaacagtctgaaaaaaattataaatctcggatatttaattaaagtatattgaaCACACACAAAGTGTAATGTGATATAgtcaataaaataacaaatagaaGACTCACAAATGTTACAGATTGGCCTTTGGAGTTATATATTGTGATATGCAGAATATTCACTTGAATAAATGTTCTACTAATATCACAGAGAACAAAGATCCTCAAAACATTGCAGAATATGAGATAAATGATGAAGTAGTAACTTTACAGCAACaagtatgttatattttatatacacgttTGTAagtaattaatgatttatatatggaatctatgttaattattagatttggtatttatataaattgataagacgatacagataaatttatatattttaaacatttataactctaaataattaatctatgtTATCTCTCATATCAttaacaatgtaataatattgttaataattgattcttttaattttatttacatcaagATAACAGAATTGAATAAAGCTATTGTAAATTTAGAAGATGCtatgcaaataaaagataCACAAATAGAAAACACACAtcgagagaaaggaagattATTGGCAGAACTAAAGAAACAACAAAGATGTAATAGAAATCTTAAACGTAAGACtcgatcattattaatattttgcaaagtatatatatatatatatatatatatatatatatatatatatatatatatatataaaatatatattaatttagggCATTAGTTAGTATCATTTTCGATTAAGTTATTTAccataatgtaaataaactcTTTGCATATCTTCATTCAAATTTATGCACAACTTGAGTATTTATCAGGAATAACTTTAAAAGatgttattcaataaatatgtataaagtgttgttttaaagcaatatattaatcatttttattgtagaaCAGTTAGATgatgagagatttttttatcaaagggAGAAAGACCACTTTATTGAAGAAATGCAACGGTATAGGACTAAATATACTGGTAACATGTCAAAGTTTCAGCAACAACAGCATAAGGAACTGGAACATACGCAAGATATGTTAGAAATGGAAAATAAGCGACTCGAAGAGGAATTggtgaataaaaatgaagttatatataacacatgtaTAAAGTTTCTTCGTATGAAACATGCCAAGGACACATTAAGATACAAATTGGACCAGCTTTTACATGAGCATCTGCTAGTAATAGCAGAAATGATGGAAAAGTTAGATGAGGCGAGAAAAgaacttaatttaattgtatcagAGAAATTTCAGGAACCATTGCCCCTCAATAAAGctaaatttttacaagtaaacaataataataaataaataaatatatatatatttatgtattgttATCCAATCCAATAACTTTTGAATTAGACcacttatattatacattatacgtGAATTGTTAggttgtacaaaaaaataatagattgatGTATGAAAATGCGACATTAAAGGTACAAGTTCAGCAACTTACACAGAGCAtagaaaagttaaaaagtCAGATACAAAGAccaaaaaagattaatatagatGCTaagattattgagaaattatcaATGCAAAACAATACAAGGTATGTtatgaaaagtatatatggaaattatatatatccgaaaagatacttaattttattagaagccCAGCATCATGCAAATGTCatcgcacacatacatacacttaatatatatttaatgtttaatcacacatttaaatttaataatttagtttatattagatatatatgaaaacaatataactatattgatgtttatatatttttttactaatatattttctcatgtTTCAGGTCAACTCTAATCAACAAAACGGAAAAAATCGCTTTACTCTCTAAATTATCTCAACctatcaattattttgaagACGCAAAGGTAACaagtgcattatatataatatgcgaaatattgagaattacgattctaaaaaatttcagacTGAACGCGCTCAAAGTGCACCGGGAATTGTAGAAGCATCTGCAATTTCTCAACAGAATAGATAGCTCTTCGAAATAAACAATATGTGTTGAATCACACTTTTTGAATGTCTTATTAATCGGTCAAAAGTGACAGAAGTCAGATGACAGATAAGAACAGAGATGATGAgagataaagattttattgctataaatattttactctgTCGTTGATATAAAAGATCTCCTTCTTCAGCTGGTATCACGCAAGATAATGTCGACGAGCTCTTTCTTATCAACCGATacaatattggaaaaaatatagaggGCGATTACATTCACTCTTTTTGATTTCAAAATCACTTGCTTCCCGCTTTCCTTGTGCAACATACATGCGATCATCGCTCTCATCTTTTTACATCATAGGAGTTTCGACGCGTATATTTTCCGTCATCTTAATTTCTCAACAAGGTCAGTAGcttgaatgtatatatactacgattttataacaattaaaaattaaaaatttcaaaaagtaattatatgtatccGTTGTGCGCTAGTCTACGCGATggatatgatattattagcattttctattcatattaatgcaattataaaagcGATTATACGAACTGAAAGAACATAGAGGAAAGCGATTGATGGCCAATACTATTTATTCGTATAAGCCGATCtgcttctttctctcctcttctccGATAAAAGGTATCGATAAAATGCAGAAGGGACGTCAATCGAACGATAAATTCGTGGGCGTTGAACTATCCTCTATATCAGATCGTAACGGCGCgattaaaacgataaaaaaagacaCGGTGTTCAATGACGCATTTAGATTTTTGGAGCTTTGAATTACTTTATGCGCAAGCCACATTCTCACAGAACATATTCATCATACAcagaaataatctttatttttaatttttgaataaattatttttattttaattttcttaaatattgacgattgaagaatttaagtatttactaacaatgagagagaaagagagaggaagaaagaaaactttaaggttttatttttattacatatattaaatatataattatatttaatatgttgatctataattattaattaactattaattattaattaactcgAAATCGCCAATACGCGAAAATATATCCGAAAATCGTCGAAAGTGGCGAGAATGTTTAGCGACGCCCACGTTGTCGTCGGGTAAATGCAACGTTGTTTATTTCGTCGCTCTACGACGGAAAGAAATGCGGATCAGCGGGTGGTTAAGTGCTACCAGGGAAACCTTTAGGACAGTTTAACGCTTCGCTCGCGAGCTCCGATCGTTTCCAAGCCCCGCCATTAAGTCAGAGTCCGAACACCCATCGACTTCCGACAACGACGTCAACAAGGATATTTTCGCGGCTGGTGGAATACAATCGCGCGGTTCTTTAGCACGTTCTTTaatacagaaaattataattataaaaatcatagcatcgtaaatcgatatattacaataatgaaACACATCGATTACGCGCGCGAATACGGACTGCAAAATTTGGCCCCGATATTCTCGTCACATATCTAGCGCTAAATGCGGTGGTCGTCCGATATCGAGTTTTATTTGTCGCGTGAATATCGCGCTCACAGTGCTAAATATGCACTATGGAGAATAATGATCTCTAGCTTTAACCTTTCcgatgagtgtgtgtgtggcgatgaaaatataattaacaggAACAATTTTATCCTATAATACTATCGCAAATTACGAGTAAGCCGGGTAAAAatacctttttctttttttttttaatatagaaagaaaaattgcatttattatttgatatatttaattatacatttatatatatatatattatccaatttaatatacatgtttGCACACACATATCATTCttaactatattaatataatattgtattcttatatatctcagagacaaagaaatattccttttcctcgtattgcaaaaattctttaaaatttaattatattttgatatcattcatgtaaggaaaaaaattcatgcttatcaacataaattattaacataaattattaatataaattatttatattaacataaattaggctaattaaattaatgtaatttcaaaGATTAATTCTGCGCATTTggtattatatgttttattataaaatttaattttaacggaatatattttctcttatatatcgATCTgtgttacatttattatatgtaaattttatatgtcgtatctttatatcttaaatgTCGTTACGACTAAAAAGATAAACTTATCTGataattcgtatatatattactttgctagatatatatatatatatatatatatatacatatacgtgcattatcataatttattatgtaatatattattagcgaGTCAAAGTTTCATCTGTATTTTCCATCTTTGTTAACGTTtcctattatattgtaataggATAATAAGagttgcaaaaattgcaaagagaaagagagaaaggaaaaaattacatattaattttatcgtaattacGTATTAATTCTACCATAcctatacataaaaattgcaaagggaaaaaattgagaataaaGACATTAAGACTATACTGATTTATAGATCTATATTCATGTTTacacactttttttaatattttatttattatttcttgcgGTAAGatactctttttatattttttatgaaaaaatgtcaaatgaagagataaaaatataatatatctatagagctataaagaaattttttttttattataaataaaggtgtgtaaatatttatttaaaaaaattgagcaaGATTGGAGTAAGCTTTGTATTATGCCATTTTTCTTAAGCATTTTCCATACAATACAGCACAGAACATCCTCGCAATGTTGCTGCAATGGTCTCTGCTGTATGGATTTTGAGCGCGgatttctatatacatatataatattgtacaatatgtataatattatacctaGACTGCTAAGACAAATAGCTATATTATATGgtaatatgtgaaataaagGCAGCTATTTACAGTTGAACAGATTAGACATGTAGAATGTATAGTATAGATGTAAGTGTAAGAATGTATTAACCCAacttacatgtatatatattttgctcaaATGTAAATGGTTATCTTGGCTTCACttattacacatatgttaGCAGTttagatgtaatatataaaagactgTAGCTTTGAGATAAAAAgttagacaaaaaaaatttacaactaCTAAATTTTCACTATCATGGTAATTTTTGGTGTATTTGTTTCCTTTCGATATGTATCAAACGCGTGTTATCAATAATCTATATCAGTGATACTTCTCTTATATGATCGCAGTAAAAGCtgagaaaatatgatatagaatatgataacaaaaatatgtatgtttttttgaaatcagatattttacataaataatgatttatttaaaattgcaattaaatttgactattttcttattaatttattaaaagaattaaatcgaaagagagacagagaaagagagtattttttctcttgataTTATAGATTCCtatcataattatcaaatgaataatatttttttccacattatcgaaataaatacatCTGCCAATTAACAaggaatttaagaaataatatgaaattataaatattttttttagactcttagatatattaataaataaatttataaagatattcttattcaaaattacaataaatttgttttggattaacaattgttttagagaattcttattattttgatttctacaaaataatttgacgaaataaatagatattatgaaataactaTGTTTACTGACGCGATATATAACAATACTTTAAACTGTGATTTTCGTAGATCAAAAGATCACATGTCTTGATATATTTCCGGGACTAAAGAATGTTCTAAACTTCTGTGTGTAATAATCTAAAAGTACagacaaagaaattaaaagaaaggtaaaaaaatgtttaaaaaccattagttattttctctctgcatcaaattactataaataattattaaattaattgtgttgcatttatatttttttcatttatatatattttattttttacatttatatatatttatcttctctttaaattctttttacagaTCAGATTAATCAGATTAATCTTgcgttttttttgtttaatattaagacGTATTCAATAATGATCAGAATGATACACAATATTATGGCTACCAAAACGAGATTACATTATAACGTGCAACAGagataaaattgttgaaaattacaaattacgaGATGGCCAATTTGTTGCTTTATTTGTCACAATAGTTCATTGCTTACGCATGAGCAACAATCACAAAGCCAAAATCGTATCGCCTACACGAGGGAGTGAGTTAAACAGATTTGATCATAATTAGCTAATTAATCGTGCGGCTGCTAATCACCATAATgcgtcatttaatatttatagctatatagctatatttttaaaatatataaaaaatgatgtgtACGTGATGTCAAAAAAGTTGTCATTTTGTGACTcaataacgtaaaaaaaaaaaaaaatgatttctctagagaaaaacaatgttttattttaacatttctaaGAATGTTCACACACACAAACGACCGTTTATCATGTGGAAGACAGTGAAACGAAAGTTATTAGTCGTTAATTATCGGCCGTGCGTGACACTGGcagctttaattaaatcgattttttttgtacgtcGCAAAACACCTGTCGCATCCGCGATTTTTCACCGGTGATGACTTTTAGAAGAGAACGCTATTACCGGGATGCTCGTATACCGTGTACGCTTTGAAAACACCTCTCAGCATgtgcatacacacatacatgtgcATACACGCGCAATAATACAAAACGATCAGGAGGAATGCGCAAATATTCagtttataatacttttgtaattttataattaatgtgataaattttttgttttttattatgaagacAATTAacggaaaataaaacttaataaatacattctcgaaatttaataataatttaataacagttgaaaataaaaaaaaaatattgatgttttatgatataattcgtataatatataatatataaattttatggtacaattcttatttttgtgAGAAACATAGtatctttttcaaaactttttgcaACGTAGTTGTTATGTAATGTTTACATAAAGATAAAACGGCTTTGATTTCTCGTTAGAGAGTTGAAGAATGtatctgttaaaaatatagtaagaATTTCGGAGGAAAAATTACTGATTTGCATAATTTCGATAAGGACGGCGGGAGAAGAATAGTACGCATGTCACTGCACGCACATTCTAAAAAACGATTACCTTTCTTTAAGCGGGGTTCATTTCTGTTCTCGCGCTTTTTCGAATTCTTACTCACGTCTACAAGCAATAACTCCCACTCACGTTTATAACTCCACTGAAAGACGATCGATAAAAACTCTGCCATTTTGCAGATAATTGCGAGCGACACGTCGCATCACCACGTCCATCTCTTTAATGAGAGACGGATACGCACCAAGAATCTTACCACGGCGGCGATAAGGGCCTTTCGTAACTCTAGAGAATTAGATTCCCCGATTCCTCAAAATACAATGATATCtcaatgaaaaagagagaagcgaaagagaaggagagagagaaagagaaatatcgcTTTAGTTTGCagtagttaaattaaaaaagaaattaaattgtagtTCTTACAATTGATTGAAAATCATTTaagttaaagataattttttattaaaaaaaaaaaaattatttaattatttaaattaattaaatatctcataaatgctgaaaattattttaaataaaataaaaaattagctaataaaattttgttattttttatttaaatgttctttaattatttataatttgttagcTGAAAAAGAGATACAATGCGTTAAAATTTATCAGTTACACTCAACGATAgataatactataaaatataagatgtcATAACATgcgaagagataaaaataaacttttctatctcattttagaattatttcttctaCTCAATCATCGACTTTATATCACGCGTCTATTCGTAGCTATATCTGTTAAAAACGTCAGGAATTTGTACATGTCTACTGAAATATGAACTATAAATTACAGGAAGTCTTCCAAGGCATCGACCCAGATGCAGTAATGAAAAACGAAAGTGATAATTATCTTGTAATTTGACGACACTCATGTGAcactatataatttgtattagtaataatatcataCTAAACAGACGGATGAAATACGTAAAGTTATGCTTTACtataagatattatagatttattaaagaGGATAAAACaagcgtaaaatattttatttttgcgaacaaaatttttattctttcaaaaacacaaaaattgtTCCTTAAAAACTTTGCTTTATGTCTCTTTTAGGAAAGATAACCAAccgactattttttttttttttgactttCATCCGACTAGTTTCAATTACGAATTCAACTTTGAACTGTTTTTAAaacgaaatttaaaatttttcaagttttgttTAAAGAATAAGAAAGTAACGTGTACTATTCGACTTGTGTCCTTATTAGCTTTATGTAAATCAATTTCAGAGAATATATGACAAAAGAAtatgtactttatatttaaaaagatagaagacaattttattctttattaagctCATTTCtaatctttatacatataattatcagtattaattaatttattattttattaataaattgattacttactaatttatttaattctttattttagtattgactttatttatttattaactgataaaagtgtaaaaagcAATGTGATGTTAGAAAGAAGAAACGTCAGAtgcattatcaatattttgttcaagtttttaaaagaaacacATTGTAAATAATCAAAGGATTTAGGAAAGATAAACAACTAACTATTCGACTTATCTCCTTCGTACTAACTAGAAGATAACTTTATCCAAGCCATTTTCAAAGCTCCAGCGTGCTTTATCTTACAAGGAAgacgagaaattttaattatatcttccgTCAACAAAGGTAAATAACTAATTTGTTACTTgttaattaacttattttttttatattctgacTTCATATATACAAgccatttaatttcttataaaagagGAAATCTATGATTATGTTTTGTTGAAGAGAAATAAACAAGTATTGTGCttgttcaattaataatttgatgttTACTAATTTGGCGCGAATAGGACACTTGCGGTGGACACGCGATCAGCCGCGCGTCTTCTTCCGTCTCTCGCGCGGGCCGAGAAAATCCAAGCGCCTGCGTAATGTCAACCACGCGTGCAAGTATATAGAGGGTGACTGCTCACCGCGAGCGTCACATTGCATCCCCGAACGTATGTTCATCAAGCTTTACTGAAGTTCGGAATACTTGAGTGGCGGTCGGTGCACCCCAGATCCAGGCCAACAGATCAGCGCCTTCTTGAAGACACCGGGCTTCCTGCTTGATATCGAGGATCGATCGAGATCCGAAGCAATTCCGGAGACGATATCTTCGTCGAAAAGACGCCGGCGGGAACCGGATATCCGAAAGATTCTTTTTTCGAAAACATTTCTCGCATGTCGTAAGTCGAGGTGCGGTAAGAACGTACATCCGGCGACAGGATCTAGGATCACGCGCGATTAATATGGGCATCAGCTTCCTTCCGTTGATCGTGCTAGCTATAGTACCGATTATCACCGGTAATTTTGGACAGCGTGTCATGGGGAAGAGGAATTCCGTGGGCAACGATATTGCTAATGTCGATTATCCCGATTACTCTGCCAAATACGACGATTATCCGGTAAGTAAATAAGCATCATTATTAACTGTATGCGCGAGTTTAGTTTCATTACGTTTTGTACAAACTTttcttatacaaatttaataaaaataattttattgacctctatacatacacacacatacacacacacacacacacacacacacacacacacacacacacacacacatatatatatatatatatatatgtgtatgtgtatgtatataaaactacACAAATGCATGTAGGTATAGCTGAAaacattctctttttatttttatgttaattcttatttatatcacttcttgcttttttatttattataccggatcgaataattaataaaaagattgaatggttagtaaaaatagaatttagtaGAAACTGTAATACGATCGATTTTACTATGAAT
This window contains:
- the LOC126858039 gene encoding LOW QUALITY PROTEIN: centromere-associated protein E-like (The sequence of the model RefSeq protein was modified relative to this genomic sequence to represent the inferred CDS: inserted 1 base in 1 codon) → MQNIHLNKCSTNITENKDPQNIAEYEINDEVVTLQQQITELNKAIVNLEDAMQIKDTQIENTHREKGRLLAELKKQQRCNRNLKQQLDDERFFYQREKDHFIEEMQRYRTKYTGNMSKFQQQQHKELEHTQDMLEMENKRLEEELVNKNEVIYNTCIKFLRMKHAKDTLRYKLDQLLHEHLLVIAEMMEKLDEARKELNLIVSEKFQEPLPLNKAKFLQVVQKNNRLMYENATLKVQVQQLTQSIEKLKSQIQRPKKINIDAKIIEKLSMQNNTRSTLINKTEKIALLSKLSQPINYFEDAKVTSALYXNMRNIENYDSKKFQTERAQSAPGIVEASAISQQNR